In Malus sylvestris chromosome 15, drMalSylv7.2, whole genome shotgun sequence, a single genomic region encodes these proteins:
- the LOC126602063 gene encoding uncharacterized protein LOC126602063: MDDVRASSAWVASHSSHVLVDSSGIEKVAETIDTIPKVEWDFEGIHYFDNGPLTVQYLFVLDALNFCFWPDKDLNYDNLAAGLKAAIQNDKSVFDADRLQKYTGPELRELLKWPRSLPLEDERVRLLQEVGFELERSFDGKASNLVESCGKSAVKLVALVTRHFPGFRDHSVYKGHQVFLYKRAQIFAADLWGAFGGQGYGEFYDIGSITIMADYIVPAVLQQLGVLKYSATLASAIEANSQIVAGSEEEVELRACSIYAVEKMKELISMKSGKQVLSIELDLWLWSFGIQCPALQHHRTLSIYY, translated from the exons ATGGACGATGTTAGGGCAAGCTCTGCTTGGGTCGCAAGCCATTCTTCTCACGTCCTCGTCGATTCTTCAG ggaTTGAGAAAGTGGCGGAGACGATAGATACAATTCCGAAGGTGGAATGGGATTTCGAAGGGATACACTATTTCGACAATGGACCTCTCACCGTTCAGTACCTCTTTGTGTTGGACGCTTTGAATTTCTGCTTTTGGCCTG ATAAGGACTTAAATTACGACAATTTGGCTGCCGGTCTGAAGGCAGCAATACAAAATGACAAATCTGTGTTTGATGCTGATCGTCTGCAGAAATACACCG GTCCTGAACTGCGGGAGCTGTTGAAATGGCCAAGGTCACTACCTTTGGAGGACGAGAGAGTTCGTTTGTTACAAGAG GTTGGGTTTGAACTGGAGAGAAGCTTTGATGGCAAAGCATCTAATCTTGTGGAGTCATGTGGAAAGTCAGCTGTTAAGCTTGTAGCTCTGGTTACTCGTCACTTTCCTG GTTTCCGAGACCACTCAGTATACAAAGGCCACCAAGTATTTTTGTATAAAAGAGCTCAGATATTTGCAGCAGATTTATGGGGTGCATTTGGAGGCCAAGGATATGGAGAATTTTATGACATTGGCTCAATCACTATTATGGCGGACTATATTGTTCCAGCCGTGCTTCAACAGCTGGGTGTGCTGAAGTATAGTGCAACCCTTGCCAGCGCTATTGAGGCTAATAGTCAAATAGTTGCAGGCAGTGAGGAGGAAGTTGAACTGCGAGCTTGCTCCATATATGCTGTCGAGAAAATGAAGGAGTTGATCAGTATGAAATCAGGGAAGCAG GTGCTGAGTATTGAGTTAGACCTTTGGCTGTGGTCTTTTGGCATTCAGTGTCCTGCTCTGCAACACCATCGAACCCTCTCTATATATTATTGA
- the LOC126602059 gene encoding uncharacterized protein LOC126602059 isoform X2, with the protein MAPRTPRLVVPVDLSRKPWQQKLPLHNRWHPDLPPVAEVKTGEVFRIEMVDWTGGTIKDDDSALDIKSIDLSTVHYLSGPIRISDSDGIPAQPGDLLVVEICNLGPLPGDEWGFTATFDRENGGGFLTDHFPSATKAIWYFEGIYAYSPHIPGVRFPGLTHPGIVGTAPSMELLKIWNERERELEENGLKTMKLCEVLHQRPLANLPSTKGCVLGGIKEGTPEWEKIAMEAARTIPGRENGGNCDIKNLSRGSKVYLPVFVEGANLSTGDMHFSQGDGEISFCGAIEMSGFLELKCEIIRGGMKEYLTPMGPTPLHVNPIFEIGPVEPRFSEWLVFEGISVDERGKQHYLDATVAYKRAVLNAIDYLSKFGYSKEQSYLLLSCCPCEGRISGIVDSPNAVATLAIPTAIFDQDIRPKANKVPVGPRIVRKPDVLKCSYDGNLPTTRNPSSAT; encoded by the exons ATGGCTCCCCGGACTCCGAGACTAGTCGTGCCAGTAGACCTGAGCAGAAAACCGTGGCAGCAAAAGCTACCCCTTCACAACCGTTGGCACCCTGACCTACCCCCGGTGGCGGAGGTTAAAACCGGTGAGGTCTTTAGAATTGAGATGGTAGACTGGACTGGAGGTACTATTAAAGATGATGACTCTGCACTAGATATAAAGTCCATAGACCTCTCAACA GTTCATTACCTCAGTGGGCCGATTAGAATTTCGGATTCCGATGGAATTCCAGCACAGCCAGGCGATCTTCTGGTGGTTGAGATATGCAACTTGGGTCCTCTCCCAGGAGATGAATGGGGTTTCACTGCGACATTTGACAGAGAAAATGGAGGGGGTTTTCTGACTGACCATTTTCCTTCTGCAACCAAAGCTATCTGGTATTTCGAAGGGATATATGCCTACTCGCCTCACATACCAG GAGTGAGATTCCCAGGGTTAACCCACCCCGGAATAGTTGGAACAGCACCATCAATGGAACTCCTGAAAATATGGAATGAAAGGGAGAGGGAACTTGAAGAAAATGGACTCAAGACTATGAAATTATGTGAGGTTTTGCATCAACGACCCTTGGCTAACCTACCATCAACAAAAGGTTGTGTCCTTGGAGGG ATCAAAGAGGGCACTCCTGAATGGGAAAAGATCGCCATGGAGGCTGCAAGAACCATTCCAGGAAGAGAAAATGGAGGCAATTGTGACATCAAAAATCTTAGTCGTGGTTCAAAGGTATACCTTCCAGTATTCGTTGAAGGAGCAAATCTTAGTACTGGTGACATGCACTTTTCCCAGGGTGATGGAGAAATTTCATTCTGCGGGGCAATTGAGATGAGCGGATTCCTGGAGCTCAA GTGCGAAATTATAAGGGGAGGAATGAAAGAATACCTTACACCAATGGGGCCCACACCTCTTCACGTAAACCCAATCTTTGAGATAGGCCCGGTCGAGCCAAGATTCTCAGAGTGGTTGGTATTTGAGGGCATCAGTGTTGACGAGAGGGGGAAGCAGCATTACCTAGATGCAACTGTGGCGTACAAGCGTGCAGTACTCAATGCTATTGACTACCTCTCTAAATTTGGATACTCCAAAGAACAG AGCTACCTTCTGTTGTCATGCTGCCCGTGTGAGGGAAGAATTTCCGGTATAGTTGACTCTCCCAATGCTGTTGCAACCCTAGCAATCCCAACAGCTATCTTTGACCAG GATATTCGCCCAAAAGCAAACAAGGTGCCTGTTGGTCCCCGGATAGTGAGGAAACCAGATGTCCTAAAATGTAGTTATGATGGAAATTTGCCAACGACAAGGAACCCTAGCTCTGCAACATAA